In Melanotaenia boesemani isolate fMelBoe1 chromosome 7, fMelBoe1.pri, whole genome shotgun sequence, a single window of DNA contains:
- the LOC121642654 gene encoding protocadherin gamma-C5-like isoform X1 produces MEMMYFLESGMTKRKGYSNWRWLALWWHHFFLLWTTIKGQTRYSIQEELKRGTVVGNLAKDLGLGLSDIFDRKLRVASEAGEQYFSVDAGRGELVVNDRLDREALCGQSASCVLPLQVVIEDPLQLHRIEVEIRDINDNSPSFLSNELSLNIAELAAVGTRFPLESAADPDVGSNSLKSYVLSKNECCSLKIKEIEGGKIVPELVLEKPLDREKRSIHKILLTALDGGNPVRSGTTQITISVLDINDNFPVFEKSVYKVSLGEESIKGIVIIKPKATDADEGVNGEIEFSFGSRTAASVLSVFDINSLTGEITLKGELDYETSKSYDIDVTAKDKGSPQMEGHCRVQVDITDFNDNSPEIIFTSQPKPVREDAPSGTVVALINARDIDSGDNGKVTLQLTKGSPFSLKPSFSNNYALVTSGVLDRESCSKYNIEITAIDSGSPPLSSKKTIPVSITDVNDNPPIFSQLFYNVYVKENRVPGSILYSVSASDLDSGENAKISYSILDSKVQDVSVSSYVYINSDNGSIYSMHSFDYEKLKVFQIQVQAKDQGSPSLSSNITVHVFILDQNDNAPAVIYPSSAALGSLSHQRMPRSAKAGHLVTKVTAVDADSGHNAWISYRLAEATDASLFAVNLYTGEVRTKRAVSEQDDSSQRLIIEIKDDGEPVQSSTVTVSILLEDGLHEPILDLRHKVSEPSKKTGRITLYLILSLASVSVLSLVTFLILAVKCIRNSRSSCCVRRSDCDDYKNPNRNLQIQLNTDGPIKYVEVLGGDMLSQSQSFRSCMSPMSEYSDLTLIKPSSTTDFKEVISVLDASLPDSTWTFESQQQKPPNNDWRFTQGQRPGPSGPHMPYGTHIRWTPKSGTRATGGPEVAMGTGPWPQPPTEAEQLQALMAAANEVSEATATLGPGTMGLSTRYSPQFTLQHVPDYRQNVYIPGSTATLTSNPQQQQATAQQATQQALPPPQASAQPEPPKAAQTPASKKKSTKKEKK; encoded by the exons ATGGAAATGATGTATTTCTTGGAATCAGGAATGACAAAGAGGAAAGGATACAGCAACTGGAGATGGCTGGCGCTGTGGTGGCatcatttctttctcttgtgGACTACAATAAAGGGACAGACTCGTTACAGTATCCAGGAGGAGCTGAAACGGGGCACTGTTGTTGGAAACCTAGCCAAAGATCTGGGTTTAGGACTATCAGACATTTTTGACCGTAAACTGCGAGTCGCATCCGAGGCTGGTGAGCAGTATTTCAGCGTGGATGCGGGAAGAGGCGAGCTGGTGGTGAATGACAGGCTAGACAGAGAGGCTTTATGCGGACAAAGTGCCAGCTGCGTGTTACCTCTGCAAGTAGTCATTGAAGACCCGCTACAGTTACACCGGATTGAGGTTGAAATACGAGATATTAATGACAATTCTCCAAGTTTCCTTTCAAACGAATTATCTTTGAATATAGCCGAATTAGCAGCAGTTGGCACGCGATTTCCCTTGGAAAGCGCAGCGGACCCTGATGTTGGAAGCAATTCACTTAAGTCATATGTGCTCAGTAAAAACGAGTGTTGTTCccttaaaataaaggaaattgaGGGTGGTAAGATTGTTCCTGAACTTGTATTAGAAAAACCTTTGGACAGAGAGAAGAGGTCGATTCACAAAATATTACTAACAGCGTTGGATGGAGGAAATCCTGTAAGATCTGGAACCACACAAATAACCATAAGCGTGCTTGACATTAATGATAATTTCCCAGTATTTGAGAAAAGCGTCTACAAAGTATCCCTGGGTGAAGAAAGTATCAAAggaattgttattattaaaccTAAAGCAACAGATGCAGATGAAGGTGTAAATGGGGAAATTGAATTCTCATTCGGCTCTCGGACAGCAGCTTCTGTGCTTTCGGTCTTTGATATTAACTCGTTAACAGGTGAAATTACTCTGAAAGGAGAATTAGACTATGAAACGTCCAAGTCATATGACATCGATGTAACTGCGAAAGACAAAGGTAGTCCTCAAATGGAGGGTCATTGTCGTGTTCAGGTTGACATTACTGATTTTAATGACAACTCTCCGGAAATCATTTTCACTTCTCAGCCAAAACCTGTGCGGGAGGACGCGCCAAGTGGCACTGTGGTGGCTTTGATTAATGCACGAGACATTGACTCCGGTGATAATGGTAAAGTAACGTTACAACTCACCAAAGGCTCACCATTTAGTCTGAAACCGTCATTTTCTAATAACTACGCACTGGTAACCAGTGGTGTTTTAGACAGAGAGAGCTGCTCTAAATATAATATCGAGATAACGGCCATTGATTCTGGCTCCCCTCCCCTGTCAAGTAAGAAAACTATACCTGTAAGCATCACTGATGTGAATGACAACCCCCCTATATTTAGTCAGCTCTTCTATAATGTATATGTCAAAGAGAATAGAGTCCCAGGTTCTATACTGTACTCAGTATCAGCATCTGACTTGGATTCTGGTGAAAACGCAAAGATTTCTTACTCTATACTGGACTCTAAAGTTCAGGACGTTTCTGTCTCATCTTATGTTTACATTAACTCGGATAACGGCAGCATCTACAGCATGCACTCGTTTGACTATGAGAAACTGAAGGTGTTTCAGATTCAGGTTCAGGCAAAGGACCAGGGCTCTCCGTCTCTCAGCAGCAACATCACTGTCCATGTTTTTATCCTGGACCAGAACGACAATGCTCCCGCTGTTATTTACCCCTCCTCCGCTGCCCTGGGCTCCCTCTCTCATCAGAGGATGCCCCGCTCCGCTAAAGCGGGTCACCTGGTTACTAAGGTGACAGCAGTGGACGCTGACTCGGGCCACAACGCCTGGATCTCCTACAGACTGGCGGAGGCCACAGACGCCTCTCTGTTCGCTGTTAATCTGTACACAGGGGAGGTGAGGACTAAACGCGCTGTGTCCGAGCAGGACGACTCCTCTCAGAGGCTGATTATAGAGATCAAGGACGACGGGGAACCGGTCCAGTCCTCCACCGTCACAGTATCCATTCTGCTGGAGGACGGTCTCCATGAACCCATCTTAGATCTCCGACACAAAGTGTCCGAGCCCAGCAAGAAAACTGGGAGAATCACCCTTTATTTGATTCTCTCTCTGGCCTCGGTGTCCGTGCTGTCTCTGGTGACTTTTCTCATCTTAGCGGTGAAATGCATCAGGAACagcagaagcagctgctgcgTGAGACGGAGCGACTGTGATGATTACAAGAACCCCAACAGAAACCTGCAGATTCAGCTCAACACTGATGGACCTATAAAGTACGTGGAGGTCCTGGGAGGAGACATGTTGTCTCAGAGTCAGTCCTTCAGGTCCTGCATGTCTCCGATGTCAGAGTACAGTGATTTGACTTTGATTAAACCCAGCAGCACCACAGACTTTAAAGAGGTGATCAGTGTTCTGGATGCTTCTTTACCCGACAGCACCTGGACCTTTGAGAGCCAACAG CAAAAACCTCCCAACAATGACTGGCGCTTTACACAAGGACAGAGGCCTGGACCTAGTGG tcCCCACATGCCATACGGTACACACATACGATGGACGCCGAAGAGTGGGACAAG GGCAACTGGAGGACCTGAAGTTGCCATGGGAACTGGCCCCTGGCCTCAGCCCCCTACTGAAGCTGAGCAGCTCCAGGCTCTGATGGCTGCAGCTAACG AAGTGAGTGAGGCTACGGCCACCCTTGGGCCCGGCACCATGGGTCTGAGCACCCGCTACAGCCCCCAGTTCACCCTGCAGCACGTGCCCGACTACCGCCAGAACGTCTACATCCCCGGCAGCACGGCCACCCTCACCTCCAacccccagcagcagcaggccaCGGCTCAGCAGGCCACCCAGCAGGCGCTGCCCCCGCCCCAGGCCTCGGCCCAGCCCGAGCCCCCTAAGGCCGCCCAGACCCCAGCCTCCAAGAAGAAGTCTACCAAGAAGGAGAAGAAGTAG
- the LOC121642654 gene encoding protocadherin gamma-C5-like isoform X2 gives MEMMYFLESGMTKRKGYSNWRWLALWWHHFFLLWTTIKGQTRYSIQEELKRGTVVGNLAKDLGLGLSDIFDRKLRVASEAGEQYFSVDAGRGELVVNDRLDREALCGQSASCVLPLQVVIEDPLQLHRIEVEIRDINDNSPSFLSNELSLNIAELAAVGTRFPLESAADPDVGSNSLKSYVLSKNECCSLKIKEIEGGKIVPELVLEKPLDREKRSIHKILLTALDGGNPVRSGTTQITISVLDINDNFPVFEKSVYKVSLGEESIKGIVIIKPKATDADEGVNGEIEFSFGSRTAASVLSVFDINSLTGEITLKGELDYETSKSYDIDVTAKDKGSPQMEGHCRVQVDITDFNDNSPEIIFTSQPKPVREDAPSGTVVALINARDIDSGDNGKVTLQLTKGSPFSLKPSFSNNYALVTSGVLDRESCSKYNIEITAIDSGSPPLSSKKTIPVSITDVNDNPPIFSQLFYNVYVKENRVPGSILYSVSASDLDSGENAKISYSILDSKVQDVSVSSYVYINSDNGSIYSMHSFDYEKLKVFQIQVQAKDQGSPSLSSNITVHVFILDQNDNAPAVIYPSSAALGSLSHQRMPRSAKAGHLVTKVTAVDADSGHNAWISYRLAEATDASLFAVNLYTGEVRTKRAVSEQDDSSQRLIIEIKDDGEPVQSSTVTVSILLEDGLHEPILDLRHKVSEPSKKTGRITLYLILSLASVSVLSLVTFLILAVKCIRNSRSSCCVRRSDCDDYKNPNRNLQIQLNTDGPIKYVEVLGGDMLSQSQSFRSCMSPMSEYSDLTLIKPSSTTDFKEVISVLDASLPDSTWTFESQQQKPPNNDWRFTQGQRPGPSGPHMPYGTHIRWTPKSGTRATGGPEVAMGTGPWPQPPTEAEQLQALMAAANVSEATATLGPGTMGLSTRYSPQFTLQHVPDYRQNVYIPGSTATLTSNPQQQQATAQQATQQALPPPQASAQPEPPKAAQTPASKKKSTKKEKK, from the exons ATGGAAATGATGTATTTCTTGGAATCAGGAATGACAAAGAGGAAAGGATACAGCAACTGGAGATGGCTGGCGCTGTGGTGGCatcatttctttctcttgtgGACTACAATAAAGGGACAGACTCGTTACAGTATCCAGGAGGAGCTGAAACGGGGCACTGTTGTTGGAAACCTAGCCAAAGATCTGGGTTTAGGACTATCAGACATTTTTGACCGTAAACTGCGAGTCGCATCCGAGGCTGGTGAGCAGTATTTCAGCGTGGATGCGGGAAGAGGCGAGCTGGTGGTGAATGACAGGCTAGACAGAGAGGCTTTATGCGGACAAAGTGCCAGCTGCGTGTTACCTCTGCAAGTAGTCATTGAAGACCCGCTACAGTTACACCGGATTGAGGTTGAAATACGAGATATTAATGACAATTCTCCAAGTTTCCTTTCAAACGAATTATCTTTGAATATAGCCGAATTAGCAGCAGTTGGCACGCGATTTCCCTTGGAAAGCGCAGCGGACCCTGATGTTGGAAGCAATTCACTTAAGTCATATGTGCTCAGTAAAAACGAGTGTTGTTCccttaaaataaaggaaattgaGGGTGGTAAGATTGTTCCTGAACTTGTATTAGAAAAACCTTTGGACAGAGAGAAGAGGTCGATTCACAAAATATTACTAACAGCGTTGGATGGAGGAAATCCTGTAAGATCTGGAACCACACAAATAACCATAAGCGTGCTTGACATTAATGATAATTTCCCAGTATTTGAGAAAAGCGTCTACAAAGTATCCCTGGGTGAAGAAAGTATCAAAggaattgttattattaaaccTAAAGCAACAGATGCAGATGAAGGTGTAAATGGGGAAATTGAATTCTCATTCGGCTCTCGGACAGCAGCTTCTGTGCTTTCGGTCTTTGATATTAACTCGTTAACAGGTGAAATTACTCTGAAAGGAGAATTAGACTATGAAACGTCCAAGTCATATGACATCGATGTAACTGCGAAAGACAAAGGTAGTCCTCAAATGGAGGGTCATTGTCGTGTTCAGGTTGACATTACTGATTTTAATGACAACTCTCCGGAAATCATTTTCACTTCTCAGCCAAAACCTGTGCGGGAGGACGCGCCAAGTGGCACTGTGGTGGCTTTGATTAATGCACGAGACATTGACTCCGGTGATAATGGTAAAGTAACGTTACAACTCACCAAAGGCTCACCATTTAGTCTGAAACCGTCATTTTCTAATAACTACGCACTGGTAACCAGTGGTGTTTTAGACAGAGAGAGCTGCTCTAAATATAATATCGAGATAACGGCCATTGATTCTGGCTCCCCTCCCCTGTCAAGTAAGAAAACTATACCTGTAAGCATCACTGATGTGAATGACAACCCCCCTATATTTAGTCAGCTCTTCTATAATGTATATGTCAAAGAGAATAGAGTCCCAGGTTCTATACTGTACTCAGTATCAGCATCTGACTTGGATTCTGGTGAAAACGCAAAGATTTCTTACTCTATACTGGACTCTAAAGTTCAGGACGTTTCTGTCTCATCTTATGTTTACATTAACTCGGATAACGGCAGCATCTACAGCATGCACTCGTTTGACTATGAGAAACTGAAGGTGTTTCAGATTCAGGTTCAGGCAAAGGACCAGGGCTCTCCGTCTCTCAGCAGCAACATCACTGTCCATGTTTTTATCCTGGACCAGAACGACAATGCTCCCGCTGTTATTTACCCCTCCTCCGCTGCCCTGGGCTCCCTCTCTCATCAGAGGATGCCCCGCTCCGCTAAAGCGGGTCACCTGGTTACTAAGGTGACAGCAGTGGACGCTGACTCGGGCCACAACGCCTGGATCTCCTACAGACTGGCGGAGGCCACAGACGCCTCTCTGTTCGCTGTTAATCTGTACACAGGGGAGGTGAGGACTAAACGCGCTGTGTCCGAGCAGGACGACTCCTCTCAGAGGCTGATTATAGAGATCAAGGACGACGGGGAACCGGTCCAGTCCTCCACCGTCACAGTATCCATTCTGCTGGAGGACGGTCTCCATGAACCCATCTTAGATCTCCGACACAAAGTGTCCGAGCCCAGCAAGAAAACTGGGAGAATCACCCTTTATTTGATTCTCTCTCTGGCCTCGGTGTCCGTGCTGTCTCTGGTGACTTTTCTCATCTTAGCGGTGAAATGCATCAGGAACagcagaagcagctgctgcgTGAGACGGAGCGACTGTGATGATTACAAGAACCCCAACAGAAACCTGCAGATTCAGCTCAACACTGATGGACCTATAAAGTACGTGGAGGTCCTGGGAGGAGACATGTTGTCTCAGAGTCAGTCCTTCAGGTCCTGCATGTCTCCGATGTCAGAGTACAGTGATTTGACTTTGATTAAACCCAGCAGCACCACAGACTTTAAAGAGGTGATCAGTGTTCTGGATGCTTCTTTACCCGACAGCACCTGGACCTTTGAGAGCCAACAG CAAAAACCTCCCAACAATGACTGGCGCTTTACACAAGGACAGAGGCCTGGACCTAGTGG tcCCCACATGCCATACGGTACACACATACGATGGACGCCGAAGAGTGGGACAAG GGCAACTGGAGGACCTGAAGTTGCCATGGGAACTGGCCCCTGGCCTCAGCCCCCTACTGAAGCTGAGCAGCTCCAGGCTCTGATGGCTGCAGCTAACG TGAGTGAGGCTACGGCCACCCTTGGGCCCGGCACCATGGGTCTGAGCACCCGCTACAGCCCCCAGTTCACCCTGCAGCACGTGCCCGACTACCGCCAGAACGTCTACATCCCCGGCAGCACGGCCACCCTCACCTCCAacccccagcagcagcaggccaCGGCTCAGCAGGCCACCCAGCAGGCGCTGCCCCCGCCCCAGGCCTCGGCCCAGCCCGAGCCCCCTAAGGCCGCCCAGACCCCAGCCTCCAAGAAGAAGTCTACCAAGAAGGAGAAGAAGTAG
- the LOC121642654 gene encoding protocadherin gamma-C5-like isoform X15, translated as MDSRQRKRSGGGRLWRIYVYLACVSSASAQLSYSVSEELSPGSVVGNIAKDLGLTAQGIVQRRLRVVSDSVQYFEVKQTTGDLVIKQKIDREQLCELSSTCSLHLQVLLEDPLDIHRIVVDILDVNDNAPQFSTRNISLEVSEAAAPGTRFRLESAHDPDVGTNSLRTYHVATNDFFILNVQTKSDGSKFPELVVDKPLDREKQASFRLLLTAVDGGQPEKSGSTLLLIKILDVNDNAPVFDEPVKKVNLLENVARGTLVTKLNATDADSGNNGQISFLFSKYTPERVLQLFSVDSKTGEIRVKGDVDYEKATAYHLTVQARDGGSPAMEGSCNVIVDIIDVNDNAPEVTLTSLTSSIREDSAPETVVALISARDLDSGVNGEVKLTIPPGLPFKLNSAFGMHYSLTTAAKLDHETVPEYTVVIKATDAGSPPLSSQTTFVVKLSDVNDNAPTFSQPSYSVDIPENNAPSSPIAIVSATDPDLGENARISYSILPTMVQGSSISSYVYINPESGHIYSMRSLDHEQLNAFRFEVQAQDAGVPPRTTNVTVHVFVVDVNDNAPVIVHPSYPKDKRLQLTVPPSASAGYLINKLVGVDADSGHNAWLFYSIAPGPNAGMFRIGAHTGELRTARKWAEEETGSTYDITVIIQDNGDPPKSSSVNITVTVDEKATANETPVNRRQNHFYHHTGMSDITLYLIISLACVSAVSFITFFVLMVRCLRHRGPGLGGSECCCFGHHRSSRYHQRPSKDLHLQLNTDGPIRYMEVVGGPQEPHTRTYRPCYSTISSRSDFVFMKTPMLSHNNTLNMTLSRKHLMDSANEQKPPNNDWRFTQGQRPGPSGATGGPEVAMGTGPWPQPPTEAEQLQALMAAANVSEATATLGPGTMGLSTRYSPQFTLQHVPDYRQNVYIPGSTATLTSNPQQQQATAQQATQQALPPPQASAQPEPPKAAQTPASKKKSTKKEKK; from the exons ATGGACTCCAGACAGAGGAAGCGCTCTGGAGGAGGGAGGCTGTGGAGGATTTACGTCTATCTAGCCTGCGTATCTTCGGCATCTGCTCAGCTTAGCTATTCCGTATCGGAGGAACTAAGCCCTGGCTCTGTCGTTGGAAACATCGCTAAAGATTTGGGTCTTACTGCTCAAGGGATTGTCCAGAGAAGGTTGCGGGTGGTCTCGGACTCAGTGCAGTATTTCGAGGTCAAACAGACAACAGGCGATCTGgtaattaaacagaaaattgaCAGGGAGCAACTGTGCGAACTGAGTTCAACGTGTTCACTACATCTCCAAGTACTTTTAGAGGACCCATTAGACATTCACCGCATCGTGGTGGACATTCTGGATGTGAATGACAACGCACCGCAGTTCTCAACCAGAAACATTTCGTTGGAAGTATCAGAGGCGGCAGCGCCGGGCACACGGTTCCGTTTGGAAAGCGCACACGATCCAGACGTGGGCACGAACTCTTTACGCACTTACCATGTGGCAACaaatgactttttcattttgaatgtgCAAACTAAAAGTGATGGAAGCAAGTTTCCAGAGCTAGTAGTGGATAAACCTTTGGACAGGGAGAAGCAGGCCTCGTTTCGCCTGTTGCTCACTGCTGTGGATGGAGGTCAGCCGGAGAAATCTGGCTCAACTCTCCTGCTCATTAAAATTCTGGATGTAAATGACAATGCACCGGTCTTTGACGAACCTGTAAAGAAAGTTAACCTATTAGAAAATGTTGCACGGGGCACTTTAGTAACGAAATTAAACGCTACAGATGCTGATTCGGGTAACAACGGTCAGATATCATTCCTGTTTAGTAAATACACACCGGAACGCGTTCTCCAGCTTTTCAGTGTGGATTCTAAAACTGGAGAGATCCGTGTGAAGGGCGATGTGGATTATGAGAAGGCCACTGCATATCACCTCACAGTACAGGCCAGAGATGGCGGCTCTCCCGCTATGGAGGGTTCCTGTAACGTCATAGTGGATATCATTGATGTGAATGACAATGCACCGGAGGTGACGCTTACGTCACTTACGAGCTCCATCAGAGAAGACTCAGCACCAGAGACCGTTGTAGCGCTCATAAGTGCACGTGACTTGGATTCTGGTGTGAATGGGGAGGTTAAATTAACTATCCCACCAGGTTTGCCATTCAAACTTAATTCAGCCTTTGGCATGCATTACAGTCTCACCACTGCTGCTAAACTGGACCATGAGACTGTCCCAGAGTATACAGTGGTCATCAAGGCTACTGATGCTGGCTCCCCTCCCCTTTCATCCCAAACCACTTTTGTGGTGAAACTTTCAGATGTAAATGATAATGCCCCCACCTTCTCTCAGCCTTCATATTCTGTGGACATCCCAGAGAACAACGCACCCAGCTCCCCCATTGCTATTGTTTCTGCCACTGACCCAGACCTTGGTGAAAATGCTCGCATCTCCTATTCCATCCTTCCCACCATGGTCCAGGGCTCATCTATATCTTCTTATGTCTACATTAACCCAGAAAGTGGCCACATCTACAGCATGCGTTCACTGGATCATGAGCAGCTTAATGCTTTTCGTTTTGAGGTACAAGCTCAGGATGCTGGGGTGCCCCCAAGGACAACAAACGTcactgtgcatgtgtttgtagtGGATGTCAATGACAATGCACCAGTGATTGTACACCCCTCCTACCCTAAAGACAAGAGATTGCAACTCACTGTGCCCCCATCTGCCAGCGCAGGATACCTCATAAATAAACTGGTTGGGGTAGATGCAGACAGTGGGCACAATGCATGGTTGTTTTACTCAATCGCCCCTGGACCAAATGCTGGCATGTTCCGTATTGGGGCACACACTGGGGAGCTCCGCACAGCTCGCAAGTGGGCCGAGGAGGAAACTGGTTCAACGTATGACATAACCGTCATCATCCAGGATAATGGGGACCCACCAAAGTCCAGCTCTGTGAACATTACAGTAACTGTGGATGAGAAGGCCACAGCCAACGAAACTCCAGTAAACCGTCGCCAAAACCACTTCTACCACCACACTGGGATGTCGGATATCACTTTGTACCTTATCATCTCTCTAGCCTGTGTTTCAGCTGTGTCCTTCATCACATTCTTTGTTCTCATGGTGCGCTGTTTAAGGCACCGTGGCCCAGGGCTGGGGGGCTCTGAGTGCTGCTGCTTTGGCCACCACAGGTCCAGCCGCTACCATCAGAGACCTAGCAAAGACCTGCACCTGCAGCTCAACACTGATGGACCCATACGATATATGGAGGTTGTGGGTGGTCCCCAGGagccacacacacgcacatatagACCCTGTTACTCCACCATATCTAGCAGAAGTGACTTTGTATTTATGAAGACACCCATGCTGAGTCACAACAACACACTCAACATGACACTCAGCAGGAAGCACCTTATGGACTCAGCCAATGAG CAAAAACCTCCCAACAATGACTGGCGCTTTACACAAGGACAGAGGCCTGGACCTAGTGG GGCAACTGGAGGACCTGAAGTTGCCATGGGAACTGGCCCCTGGCCTCAGCCCCCTACTGAAGCTGAGCAGCTCCAGGCTCTGATGGCTGCAGCTAACG TGAGTGAGGCTACGGCCACCCTTGGGCCCGGCACCATGGGTCTGAGCACCCGCTACAGCCCCCAGTTCACCCTGCAGCACGTGCCCGACTACCGCCAGAACGTCTACATCCCCGGCAGCACGGCCACCCTCACCTCCAacccccagcagcagcaggccaCGGCTCAGCAGGCCACCCAGCAGGCGCTGCCCCCGCCCCAGGCCTCGGCCCAGCCCGAGCCCCCTAAGGCCGCCCAGACCCCAGCCTCCAAGAAGAAGTCTACCAAGAAGGAGAAGAAGTAG